A window of the Ostrea edulis chromosome 1, xbOstEdul1.1, whole genome shotgun sequence genome harbors these coding sequences:
- the LOC125663779 gene encoding uncharacterized protein LOC125663779: protein MSRFFGKSKEKDKTQKFYVEFLGWVESRGLVGEKYTRPIVDDLRRKHQKWRNAPKLTLQVSKSELKISQDVTEKSKKKSKTIKFPIIPVEDVTFVSQARHPLTGQPDDIVACIYLGYLPRTKRSVHVHVYRFDSAQTATKYVGMLQGVMGMDEDRLRQVEFSLIARGEIEDPINTAYVYRPRSSPRDPGIGSSDGMSEPRTDSAPDSTAASTCSTNSFPSDEIEPDLISLRDQMPFESVTDELRQKLNVSMKEGKPLLLPPKDYDTIRRKQGDLNNVDNRRCLNSSIVGNMPWSSPRSRNVSDESGIGMETPSPSEEQRKFADFDFDENRENSPPSSARSYRDEFVYPPQSARSPMVTRDHQALLRQPSFSSAYSSQSYRSGSSSHSNSFIEKDNSTMYTGKRLDVEIPPADYDADDVVVIEKSIRRAPDMTASMPASMFPQDRPEYAFIDKKRATSTNTPPQFSEIYSPRGVEHRVRRVNSMYK from the coding sequence ATGTCTCGATTCTTCGGAAAAAGCAAGGAAAAGGACAAGACCCAGAAATTCTATGTTGAGTTCTTGGGATGGGTTGAGAGCCGGGGACTGGTGGGTGAGAAATACACCCGACCGATTGTGGATGACCTCAGgagaaaacatcaaaaatggAGGAATGCTCCAAAACTCACACTACAGGTCAGTAAAAGCGAACTGAAAATATCTCAAGATGTTACCGAGAAGAGCAAAAAGAAGTCCAAAACTATTAAATTTCCCATCATTCCGGTTGAGGATGTCACGTTCGTTTCACAAGCAAGGCATCCACTTACTGGCCAACCAGATGATATTGTCGCCTGCATCTACCTCGGTTACCTCCCCAGGACCAAACGTAGCGTACACGTGCACGTCTACAGATTTGACTCGGCGCAGACGGCTACCAAATACGTTGGGATGCTGCAAGGTGTGATGGGAATGGATGAAGACCGACTCAGACAGGTGGAATTTAGTTTGATTGCCCGTGGGGAAATTGAGGATCCTATCAACACCGCATACGTGTATCGACCCCGATCAAGCCCAAGGGATCCCGGAATCGGATCGTCCGATGGAATGAGTGAACCAAGAACGGATTCAGCCCCAGATTCCACGGCTGCTAGTACATGCAGCACTAACTCTTTCCCCTCAGACGAAATTGAACCCGATCTTATTAGTTTGCGTGACCAAATGCCTTTTGAATCCGTTACTGATGAACTTAGACAAAAGTTGAACGTGTCAATGAAAGAGGGGAAACCTTTGTTGTTACCACCTAAAGACTATGACACCATTCGACGAAAGCAAGGAGACTTAAATAATGTTGACAACAGAAGATGCTTAAATTCTAGCATTGTTGGCAACATGCCCTGGTCGTCTCCGCGTTCTCGAAATGTCTCAGACGAAAGCGGAATCGGAATGGAAACTCCTTCACCATCAGAGGAACAAAGGAAATTCgcagattttgattttgatgaaaatcGTGAAAATTCTCCACCTTCAAGTGCTAGAAGCTACAGAGATGAATTTGTGTACCCCCCTCAGTCTGCCAGGAGCCCAATGGTTACCAGAGATCACCAGGCATTACTACGACAACCATCTTTCTCATCAGCATACAGCAGCCAAAGTTACCGCAGCGGGTCTTCCTCTCATTCCAACAGTTTCATAGAAAAAGACAATAGCACAATGTATACAGGCAAACGATTGGACGTGGAGATTCCTCCAGCGGACTATGATGCAGATGACGTCGTTGTCATAGAAAAGAGCATACGAAGAGCCCCAGATATGACAGCTAGCATGCCTGCCAGCATGTTCCCGCAGGATAGGCCAGAATACGCTTTTATTGACAAGAAAAGAGCAACCTCTACGAATACTCCACCGCAATTTTCGGAAATATACTCGCCTCGTGGAGTTGAACACCGGGTGCGGCGGGTAAATTCGATGTACAAATGA